Sequence from the Haloarcula sp. H-GB4 genome:
GGAGCCGACGCTGGCGAGCAAGCCGTCGACGCCGTCTCGGAGAGATATCTGAGCTCTCAACAGAGCCGATGTTCGTCGACAGGCCTCGGTCGTGGCGAGTGGGCGTCCGGGGAGCACCCGTTCGCTTCTGTTCCTCCCGATTGTACGTTCGCCACTCCGGCCCGTGGTCGATTTGGTCTGCTTCGGTCACCAGGCCACAGCTCTCGCAGTGCGTTTCCCGTCCGCTGCTATCAAGCGTGCCGCCACACTCGGGACAGCCCTGTGCAACTGCAAACAGCTCTGTCTGGACAGTTTGTGAAGACATTGAGAAGATATCTCTCAGCCGACTGGAGGGTCAGAAAACACGCTGCGTCGCCCGGTCAGGCGTCGGGCAGTTTCCCATCCGGGCGCGGGACTCGCTTGGCTTCGATCTCGATCTCGACCCGGCGACGGTGCTTGCATCGCTCGGCGGTATCGGGACAACTGCAGGTCTCCTCAAGCACGTCAACCTCGTACCGGCTCTCTGACGCCGAGTGGACCTCGTAGCGACCGGGCTTTGCGAGAAAGGAGACATCTATATCTTCCCGTTTCGCTCGCTTCGTGCGTGGCTCGTCCTCAGAAGTGACGGCCAAGGGGTCCTCCGTGGGGTCTGTGACGCCACCGTCATTGAACCGCACCTGCATGACCCCACCGTCAGCGACCGCTTTTGATGATTCGCCGTCGACGTGCATACCGAACTGGTCGTCGAGAGCGTCGTCGTCCACCCATTGCGGGATGGGTTGCTCGCCGGTCGCGAAGGCGACTCGCTTCTCGTGCTTGCACTCCTTTTCGGGGTTGTACTGCTTCCACGGACACTCGCAACTCCCTGTTCGAGTGTCGTAGAGGTACTCTGAACCCGAACTAGAGTTGACCAAGAAGAGGTCGTCGGCGTTTCGTGCCCGACCAACCGAGTCCATCACAGTCATCACTTCGGTCAACGCCGAAACAGTGCGGCTGTTCGGGCTGGCCTCTGCAATCTCACTCTCGTCGATGCTGCCGGCGTCGCTACTGGATTCTGTGGTAGCCATGAATGACAGGCGGCACGCCCTCTCTGGGACGCCCCTCACCCTGCTGGGGCGCAGAAAATCCACCTAATGCACCGTCAGACCATCCCAGAAGGCCGTCTCGTGGTGCAAATGAACGTTATGAGGGACTTGCGTGCATCGGCTTTGTCGTCACATTCCCATACCGTGTTTGGGCCACCGAATACCCAGCTGTCAAGCTCGTCAGAGTACCGCATACCGACTGTCTTGCCATTGAGGTCATTCTTGAAGGCCAACGGGTCGGTGCTGACAAGTGTCCAGTCTAGCATCGGTCGGTCAGCTCCTCGTGGGCGTCGAGATTGACCACTGGAATGACGCCCTCAATCTCCTCTTTGTCGTACTCTTCACAGATGAGGCCAAAGATATCGTTCGCGAGAGCAGCAGGCTCGTCTTGCTCGATGTCAGCCGGTCCGATACCCTCGACAATCATGAACAGGCGGTCGTCACTCATTGTCGACCTCCTCGACGAGTAGTGTCGTTTCGGTCAATGGATCGCGGGAGGTCGACAGGTTCTCGGAAGTTTCCAGC
This genomic interval carries:
- a CDS encoding SWIM zinc finger family protein — translated: MATTESSSDAGSIDESEIAEASPNSRTVSALTEVMTVMDSVGRARNADDLFLVNSSSGSEYLYDTRTGSCECPWKQYNPEKECKHEKRVAFATGEQPIPQWVDDDALDDQFGMHVDGESSKAVADGGVMQVRFNDGGVTDPTEDPLAVTSEDEPRTKRAKREDIDVSFLAKPGRYEVHSASESRYEVDVLEETCSCPDTAERCKHRRRVEIEIEAKRVPRPDGKLPDA